The Toxotes jaculatrix isolate fToxJac2 chromosome 21, fToxJac2.pri, whole genome shotgun sequence genome includes a region encoding these proteins:
- the LOC121175691 gene encoding transmembrane protein 100-like translates to MGCSSGRQPPAPVLHPDLDCSNNSEANTLPQDSENQGLNGLGEGVEGERSVGRDPTKPPESLPTLERLAQATGGTEKSWYRCVFPFGVISLVIGMAGTGVTFTFNTLLQTKVVSVALLCVGVVMLLVAAVCWRAHRLRRRKKKEGGFFTADQGTL, encoded by the coding sequence ATGGGCTGTTCTTCTGGCCGCCAACCCCCAGCCCCGGTCCTTCATCCGGACCTGGACTGTAGTAACAACAGTGAGGCCAACACCTTACCCCAGGACTCTGAGAACCAGGGTTTGAATGGCCTTGGAGAAGGAGTAGAAGGGGAAAGGAGCGTTGGAAGAGACCCAACAAAACCTCCGGAGTCTCTCCCCACGCTGGAGCGACTTGCTCAGGCTACAGGCGGGACAGAGAAGTCCTGGTATCGCTGCGTGTTTCCTTTTGGTGTCATATCACTTGTGATTGGCATGGCGGGCACCGGGGTGACGTTCACCTTTAACACGCTTCTCCAGACCAAAGTGGTGTCGGTGGCATTGCTGTGTGTTGGCGTAGTGATGTTGCTTGTGGCAGCCGTGTGCTGGAGGGCCcacagactgaggaggaggaaaaagaaggagggTGG